The Deinococcus hopiensis KR-140 genome has a window encoding:
- a CDS encoding long-chain-fatty-acid--CoA ligase → MTHDPFAEPPRPVAPATPTVGRYWPEHKPRQLTLPQTGLMHNLRVSAERYPDKVALWFYGRELTYRELRQAAEHLAGHLAKQGVGKGDRVAVWLQNSPAWVIAAHAAWHLGAVVVPLAPMLQAREFAYFLGDAGIRVGVVGAELYGRAKEAGLSHAIVANVMEGTDAGRAGVPLPDGLDLNPELQEGDVTLEAALETGPAPAAEVGPDDLCVLPYTSGTTGMPKGCMHTHSTVQANVFGAGVWVNGNVEDVFLATLPFFHVTGFVNSLLSPINGGGKIVILARWDRDAARTLIREHRVKLWTNTATMVIDMMASPNFNPADLQSLRNVTGGGASLPAAIGQRLLDLTGITFMEGYGLTETMAQSHSNPPGRQKLQCLGVPLFGVDARVVDLDSGAELPPGGVGEIVIQGPQVMKGYWNRSDATAEAFMDLGGKQFFRSGDLGYMDEEGYFFFTDRLKRMVNVSGMKVWPAEVENTLHGHPAVQEACVIAVPDERTGERARALIVLKPGQSATGEEIGSWARTQMATYKVPRDYQFVDSLPRGATGKVAWRPLQEQARAAMRGG, encoded by the coding sequence ATGACGCACGATCCCTTTGCTGAACCCCCCCGCCCCGTTGCGCCCGCCACGCCCACGGTGGGACGTTACTGGCCCGAGCACAAGCCCAGGCAGCTCACGCTGCCGCAGACCGGCCTGATGCACAACCTGCGCGTGTCCGCTGAGCGCTACCCCGACAAGGTGGCGCTGTGGTTTTACGGGCGTGAGCTCACCTACCGCGAACTCCGGCAGGCGGCGGAGCACCTTGCCGGACACCTCGCCAAGCAGGGCGTGGGCAAGGGAGACCGGGTGGCCGTGTGGCTGCAAAATAGCCCCGCCTGGGTGATCGCCGCCCACGCCGCCTGGCACCTCGGGGCGGTGGTGGTGCCGCTCGCGCCCATGCTCCAGGCACGTGAATTCGCCTATTTTCTGGGCGACGCGGGCATTCGGGTGGGCGTGGTGGGCGCAGAACTGTATGGGCGGGCGAAGGAAGCGGGCCTGTCCCACGCCATCGTCGCCAACGTGATGGAGGGCACGGATGCGGGCCGGGCCGGGGTGCCCCTTCCCGACGGCCTGGACCTGAACCCCGAGCTGCAGGAAGGTGACGTGACGCTGGAGGCCGCCCTCGAAACCGGCCCTGCCCCCGCTGCCGAAGTCGGCCCCGATGACCTCTGCGTGCTGCCCTACACCAGCGGCACCACCGGCATGCCCAAGGGCTGTATGCACACGCACAGCACCGTACAGGCCAATGTCTTCGGCGCAGGCGTGTGGGTAAACGGCAACGTGGAAGACGTGTTTTTAGCGACGCTGCCCTTCTTCCACGTCACCGGCTTTGTCAACAGCCTGCTCTCGCCCATCAATGGCGGGGGCAAAATCGTCATTCTGGCCCGCTGGGACCGTGACGCCGCCCGGACCCTGATCCGCGAGCACAGGGTGAAGCTCTGGACGAACACCGCCACCATGGTCATCGACATGATGGCCTCGCCAAACTTCAACCCGGCAGACCTGCAAAGCCTGCGCAACGTGACGGGCGGCGGCGCGAGCCTTCCCGCGGCCATCGGTCAGCGGCTGCTGGACCTCACCGGCATCACCTTCATGGAGGGCTACGGCCTCACCGAGACCATGGCGCAGTCGCACTCCAACCCGCCGGGCCGCCAGAAGCTTCAATGCCTCGGCGTGCCGCTGTTCGGGGTGGACGCCCGGGTGGTGGACCTCGACAGCGGCGCGGAACTGCCTCCCGGCGGTGTTGGCGAAATCGTCATTCAAGGGCCGCAGGTGATGAAGGGCTACTGGAACCGGTCCGACGCCACCGCCGAAGCCTTCATGGATCTGGGCGGCAAGCAGTTCTTCCGCTCGGGGGACCTCGGCTACATGGACGAGGAAGGTTACTTCTTCTTCACCGACCGCCTCAAGCGCATGGTGAACGTCTCGGGCATGAAGGTCTGGCCGGCCGAGGTGGAAAACACCCTGCATGGGCACCCGGCGGTGCAGGAAGCCTGCGTGATCGCCGTCCCTGACGAGCGCACCGGCGAGCGTGCCCGCGCATTGATCGTGTTGAAGCCCGGCCAGAGCGCCACTGGGGAGGAGATCGGGTCCTGGGCCCGGACCCAGATGGCGACGTACAAGGTGCCCCGCGACTACCAGTTCGTGGACAGCCTCCCACGCGGCGCGACGGGCAAGGTGGCGTGGCGGCCCCTGCAGGAGCAGGCGCGGGCGGCCATGCGCGGGGGGTAG